TTTTGATGCGATGAATCGGCGGCAGGGATGGAACTCGCGCCGGGAAGTGTCATGCCCAGGGCCTCGGCATAGGCGGTCATGGTGCTTGCCGTGCCCATGGTCATGCAATGCCCGTAGGAGCGCGCGATGCCGCCTTCGATGCCGGCCCATTCCGCATCGCTGATATTGCCGGCGCGCCGCTCGTCCCAATATTTCCAGCTGTCGGAGCCTGAGCCCAGCACTTCGCCCCGCCAATGGCCACGCAGCATCGGGCCGGCCGGCACGAAAATCGCCGGCAGGCCGGCCGACGTCGCGCCCATGATCAAAGCGGGCGTGGTCTTGTCGCAACCGCCCATCAGCACCACGCCGTCGATCGGGTGACTGCGGATCAGTTCCTCGCATTCCATCGCCAGCAGATTGCGATAGAGCATGGTCGTCGGCTTGACGAAAGGCTCGCTCAGGCTGAGCGCCGGCAGTTCGATCGGCATGCCCCCCGCCTGCAGGACGCCGCGCTTGACCCATTGCACCCGGTCGGGGAAATGCGCATGGCATTGATTGATATCGGACCAGGTGTTGATGATGCCGATGATCGGCCGGTTCCAATCGTCCTGGTCATAGCCCATCTGGCGCGCCCGCGAGCGATGGCCGAAAGCGCGCAGATCATCGACGCTGAACCAGCGCCGGCTGCGCAGCTCCGCGAGTTTCTTGGACCGATCCATCATCCGTTCCTTTCCAGCGTCACTTCACCGGCAGCGCATGCGAGCGCTTCACCTCGCCGAGCGCGAAGCTCGATTCGATCGAGGCGACGCCGTCGAGCCGCGTGAGCTTCTCTTTGAGAAAGCGCTCATAGGCCTCGAGGTCGCTCACCACGATGCGCATCAGATAATCACGCTGCCCGGTCATGAGGAAGCAGTCGACCACTTCCGGCCAGCGCGAGATCGCCTGGGCGAAGCGGTCGAGTTCCTCCTCGCGCTGGCGCTCGAGCTTGACGGAGGCGAAAACGCTGATCGGCAGGCCGACCTTGGCGGGATCGATGACCGCCGCATATCCCTTGATGATGCCGGCCTTCTCCAGATTGCGCACGCGCCTGGCGCAAGGCGAGGCCGAGAGTCCGACCTTGTCGGCAAGTTCCTGCACCGGCATGCGCCCGTCCATCTGCAAAGCGCGCACGATCCTAAGGTCGATATCATCCAATTTCATTCTTGCCTGTTTCTGCTAGGATGGAGAGAGCTGTTGATGGATATCGCCAATATGAGCTGTTGGACAAGCTGAAATTGGTAAAACACTGTGCGTCAGTTTTGTTAGCTTGAAGCCCCCTTCCGGAGCTGACGATGACCGATCCCCGCTTAGCCCTTTTGTCCGATCTCGAGCGCAAGGTCCTCTGGCTCTCCACCTGGACCATTCACAATGCCAATAATATCCGCTCCAAGTCCGACGGCTTGAAGATCGGCGGCCACCAGGCCTCTTCCGCCTCGCTCGCCACCATCATGACGGCGCTCTATTTCGCGGTGCTGAAGCCGGAAGACCGTGTCGCCGTCAAGCCGCATGCGAGCCCGATCTTCCACGCCATCCAGTATCTCTTCGGCAACCAGACGCGCGAGAAGCTGGAAGCCTTCCGCGCCTGGCATGGCGCCCAGTCCTATCCGTCCCGCACCAAGGACGTGGACGATGTCGACTTCTCGACCGGCTCGGTGGGCCTGGGTGTCGCGCAAACGCTCTTCTCGTCCCTGGTGCAGGACTATGTGCGCGCCAAGGGCTGGGCGGCCGAGCGTCCCGAAGGGCGCATGGTGGCGCTGATCGGCGATGCCGAGATGGATGAAGGCAATATCTTCGAGGCGCTGCTCGAAGGCTGGAAACATGGCCTGCGCAACACCTGGTGGATCGTCGACTACAACCGGCAGAGTCTCGACGCGGTGGTGCGCGAGGGTCTGTGGCAGCGATTCGAATCGATCTTCCGCAATTTCGGCTGGGATGTCGTCATCCTCAAATATGGCCGGCTTCTGGACGAGGCTTTCGCGGAGCCGGGCGGCGAGCGCCTGCGCGCCTGGATCGATGCCTGTCCCAATCAGCTTTATTCGGCGCTGACCTTCCAGGGCGGTGCCGCCTGGCGCAAGCGATTGCTCGACGATATCGGCGATCAGGGGCCGCTCTCGCAATTGATCGAGCGGCGTTCCGATGCCGACCTGGCACGCCTCATGACCAATCTCGGCGGCCATGACCTGCCCTCGCTGCTCGAGGCTTTCGCGGCGGCGCAGACGCACGACCGGCCGGTCTGCTTCATCTCTTATACGATCAAGGGCTTCGGCCTGCCGCTCGCCGGCCACAAGGACAATCATGCCGGGCTGATGACGACGGCGCAGACGGAAGCCTTGCGCGAAACGATGCAGGTCAGGCCCGGCCATGAATGGGAGCCCTTTGAAGGTCTGGCGACACCGGTTCCGGCTCTCGAGTATTTTCTCAAAGAGGCGCCGTTCAATCGCAAGGGTACGCGCCGTTTCGTGAGCCCGCGCATCGAGGTGCCGGCCGAGATCACGACGGCGCAGCCCGCCACCACCTCGACGCAAGCGGGCTTCGGCCAGCTTCTGAACGAGATCGGCAAGAGCGACAGCGATCTGGCGCGTCGCATCGTCACCACCTCGCCCGATGTGACGGTGTCGACCAATCTCGGCGCCTGGGTCAACCGGCGCGGCCTCTTCGCGCGCACCGAGATGGCCGACACCTTCAAGAAGGAGCGCATCGCCTCGACCTTCGCCTGGGAGTTCTCGCCGCAAGGCCAGCATTTCGAGCTCGGTATCGCGGAAATGAACCTCTTCATCATGCTGTCGGCATTGGGCCTCTCGCATTCGATCAATGGCGAGAGACTCATCCCCGTCGGCACGCTTTATGATCCCTTCATCGAGCGCGGCCTCGATGCCTTGAACTATGCCTGCTACCAGGATGCGCGCTTCATACTCGCCGCCACGCCGTCGGGTATCACGCTGGCGCCGGAAGGCGGCGCCCATCAGTCGATCGCGACGCCTTTGATCGGCATGGCGCAGGACGGGCTCGCCAGTTTCGAACCGGCCTTCGTCGATGAGCTGGCGGTGATCCTGCGTTTCGCCTTCGATTATGTCCAGCGCTCGGGGGAGGCGGAGGTCGACGAGACGACGTGGCTGCGTGATGCGGTGGGTGGCTCGATCTATCTGCGCCTGTCGACAAGGCCCATCGAGCAGCCGACCCGCGCCATGACGCCCGAGCTCGCCGAGGGCATCGTCAATGGCGGCTATTGGATGCGCAAACCCGGCCCCAATGCGCAGGTCGTCGTCGCCTATACGGGCTGTCTGGCGCCGGAAGCCATTGAGGCGGTGGGCCTCATGGCCGAGGACCGTCGCGATGTCGGCCTCCTCGCCGTCACTTCGGCCGATCGGCTCAATGCCGGCTGGACGGCGGCGCAGCGCGCCCGCGAGCATGGCCTCGTCCATGCGAAGAGCCATATCGAGCGTCTGCTCGCCGAGGTGCCATCGCATTGCCCGCTGGTCACGGTGATCGACGGCCATCCGGCGACGCTTGCCTGGCTCGGTGCCGTCCATGGCCACCGCACCCGCTCGCTGGGCGTGGAACATTTCGGCCAGACGGGCACGATCGCCGATCTTTACCGGCACTACGGCATCGATGTGAATGGCATCGTGGCGGCGGCCCAGGCCGTCTCGCCCGGCCGCCCGATCCGCCAGCTCAAGCTGATGAGCTGATCCCGTGGCGACTATGCGCCGCGCTACGCTTACTACAGGGATCGCAACGTCGAGCGCTGCGTCAGTTCCGTGACACCGCTGCGCGGCGCAGTCATTGTGGTTGACGGCTGAATTGGCGGGGATTGACGTTCCGTTTGGTGCGACACAGGTTAGAAATTATCAGCTTGTTAAGTTAACCCCGAGATTTTTCGAACTTCACTAAATTTACGACACATTGAATGACGATATCGCGCCCGGTTTCGGTCTAATCGGTGTGGAGATTCTCTTTGAAATTTCTCGTTGCTTTGGTTTCTTGTTTTTTTATGATTATGACCGGAGGCGCGTTAGCCGATGGTCGGCCCTACGAGTTGAAGGGCACACAGGTCTGGGCCGTTCCGGACCCTGTTTCCGGGCGGACCTACGAAATTTTCGTGAACCTCCCGGCCTCCTACGCGCAGAACCCTGACCGCAGCTATCCTGTTCTCTATGTGACAGATTCCGACTATGCCTTCCCCGTCGTCCGTAGCATCACCAATCGTGTTCGCGATGACGGCAGGGCGCTGGAAGATTTCATCCTTGTCGGTTTGTCCTATGCCGTAGGTGACAGCCCCATCTTCAGCCGTAATCGCGACTACACACCGACGCCAGCAGGAACATCTACGAGCAGGAGCACAGGTCAGTCGTTCGTCCATGGGGAGGCTGAAGCCTATCGCATTTATCTTCAAAATCAGGTTCTGCCCTTTGTACAGAAGAAATTTCGCACGGATCCTCAGCGCCTTATTCTGATGGGGCATTCCTATGGCGGGCTGTTCGGGGCGCATGTCCTGCTGACCGAGCCAACCATGTTCAGCGACTATGTCCTCGGGAGCCCGTCATTCTGGTACGACAAGCGTTATATTTTCACGGCCGAGCAGCAATATGCCGCCGCAAATAGCGACCTTCCAGCCAACGTTTTCTTGTATATCGGTTCCTTTGAAACCGTCGGGAACAAGCCGCGCTATCGGAAAGAAATCGATATGGTCGGGGACATGCATAAATTCGCGAAGAAGCTTGAATCGCGGAACTATCCGGGTTTGACTGTCGCAACGGACGTTGTTGACGGTGAGGATCACCTTACGGTTTTCCCATCCGGCTTCACGCGTGGCCTTCTAACGGTGCTGCCAGCGAAGCGCTAGGCCTCTCCAATCTTCCCCCTCTCCCGTCCGGCCTTGGGGGCCGCCCGATCCGTCGGCCTAAGCTGATGAGTTGAGCGCGCTCAAATAGCTCGCTTCGGCACGCCGCTATTGACGCAGCAGGATTGCCGCACGATCAGATCGGCCTGCAATATGATGCGCCGGCTGCGATTTCCCGCCTTGCCGGATATGCGTTCGAATAGCAGTTGGGCGCCGAGGCTGCCGAAGGTTTCTCCGGGCTGATCGATGACGGTGAGAAAGGGTGAGAGTATGGCGAGATGTTCGACATCGTCGAAGCAGACGAGGCCGATCTCTTCCGGCACCGACAGGCCGCGCTCGCGCAAAGCCTGCATGGTGCCGAGTGCCGTCATGTTGTTCACCGTGAAGATCGCCGTCGGCAGGGGATCTAGACCGAGCATCATTTGCGCGGCGCGGTAGCCGCCGATGCGGTCCGACGTCGTGCGGAAGATCAGATCCTCGGAGATCGGAATGCCTGCCGCTTCGAGCGCCTGGCGATAGCCTTCGAGGCGGTCTCTCCCGGTCGAGACATCATCGGATTCGGTGAAGTGGGCGATGCGCCGATGTCCGATCCCGATCAGATGTTCGGTGAGGCGCCGTGCGCCCGCGACATTGTCGCTGACCACCAGATCGCAGTCGGTATCGGGCAGGGCCCGGTCGAGCAGGACGAGGGGAAAGCCGCCTTTCAGCAGCCGCAATAGTGCGAGGCGCGAATGATCGCTGGCCGGCGCCAGCAGCAGGCCTTCGGCCCGGTGCGCCACGAGATCATCGATAAATTCGCGCTCCAGCCTGAGATCGCCCTCGCTGTTGCACAGAAGCACGCGGTAGCCCGCTTTGCGGGCCGTGCTCTCAGCACCTCTCATGACGGGAGCGAAGAACGGGTTGACCACATCCGGCACGATCAGCCCGATGGTCTTTGTCTGCTGCGACACGAGGCTGCGGGCCAGGCGGTTGGGGATGTAGTCGAGGCCCAGCATCGCCTCTTCGACCCGGCGCTGCGTTTCGGCATCGACCCTGCTGTTGCCGTTGACCACGCGCGAGACGGTCATTGCCGAGACACCGGCTCTCTGGGCGACGTCGCGAAGGGTTACGGCCATCCTCATTCCTGATGTTACGCTAACATCGATGTTCGTTATCTAACAGCAGATCAATCCGGCGCGAAGATAGAATTTAATAAACTCAACAAGTTTGTCGGATTGACTCATATGTTAGTCGTTGTTAGCGTTACCATCAAGCGAGTCATCATCTATAGGCGGCCGCTCGATGGGAGGATGTCATGACCAAGCATTTCGCGATGTTGATGGTGCCTCTGGCTCTCGCCGCGACAATTGCCGTTTCGGTGCCCGCTTTGGCCGCGGGGGACTGCAAGCCGGGCAAGACCGGCAAGATCGCCTTCATGCTGAAGCACCAGAAGGCCTTCCGTTATCTCAATGCCGACGTGCCCTTCTTCGTCAAGACCGCCGAAGCGGGCGGCTATCAGGTTCTCGTTCAATCGGCCGATCATGACGCCGCCAAGCAGGTCGCCCAGGCGGAGAATGTCATTACCCAGGGCGTCGATGCCATCGTCATCCAGCCGGTTGATTTCAACGTCGCCGCTTCGATTGCCGAGAAGGCCAACGAGGCCGGCATTCCGATCGCCTCCTATGACGACTTGATCCTCGGGGCCAATCAGACGGCGTTCATCGGCCGCGACCCGCGCGAAGGCGGTGCGTCGGCGGCGCGTGCCGTAATCGCCGCGGTCCCCAAAGGCAATTATGCCCTGATCGGCGGAGACCCGGGGCAGACCGGATCGACCCAGATGCAGGAAGGCTATCACATGATCGTCGATCCGCTGGTCGCCAAAGGTGACATCAAGATCGTCCTCGATCAGTTCTCGCCGGGCTGGAAGACGGAAGCCGCGCAGGCCCATGCCGAGAATGCCCTGACCCAGAACAACAATGCCATCAATGCTTTCCTCGTCTCCTATGACGGCATGTCAGTGGGCGTGCTGCAGGCGATCGACGGCGCCGGCATCGCGGCAGGCTCGATCCCCGTCACCGGCCAGGATATGGAACTCGCGGCGGCTCAGGCCATCGTCGAAGGCCGCATGTTCGGCAGCGTGTGGCCGGCGCCCGATGAAATGGCGGTGGCCGGCGCCAAGGCGGCGATCGCCATGGCGAAATGCGAAGATATCGGCGCCACCGACAAGATCAACAACAAGGCCGCCGACATTCCCTGGGTGAAGACGCCGATCTATCTCGTCAGCCAGAAGGAAATGCCGGAATTCGTCTGCACCCACCAGCATTGGCTGGACATCAAGGAAGTCTACAAGAACGTTCCGGACAAGATGCCTAAATGCAACTGAAGTCGGCGGTACTCGGCCATGACGATGGCGGGCACAATGACGGCGGATCGCGCGGCACGTGATCCTTCGTCCGTCGCCGCCCTGACGGCCGCGCATCTGAGCAAACGATTTCCCGGCGTCCTGGCAGTCGACGACGTCAGCCTCACCATAAATCCGGGTGAGATCGTCGCCCTGCTCGGCCAGAACGGCGCCGGCAAATCCACCCTGATCCAGATGTTCGCCGGCCTGCATCCCGCCGGCAGTTTCACTGGCGACATTTTTCTCGCCGGTCGACCCTATCACCCGCGCAACGTGGCGGAGGCGGAGGCCTCAGGCGTCGCGCTCGTGCCGCAGGAGATCAACGTCGCCCCGGAACTGTCGGTTGCCGAGAATCTATTTCTCAATGCCGAGCCGTCGCGCTGGGGATTTCTCGATTACCCGCTGCGTCTGGCGCGCACCGCCGAAGCCTTGCGCGATTTCGACCTCGATATCGATCCTTCACTGCCGATGAAGGCGCTTGATCTGGCGACCCAGCAGCTGGCGCTCATTGCCCGGGCGCTGTCGAAGAACGTCGATCTTCTCATTCTCGACGAGCCGACGGCGGCGCTCACCGAAGGCGAGGCCCAGAAGCTCTTCGAGCGCATGCGACTCCTGGCCCGGCGCGGCATGGCCATCATCTTTGTCACCCACCGCCTGGCGGAAGTCTTCTCGGTGTCCGATCGCATCATCATCATGCGCGATGGCCGCATCTGCGGCACGCATGCGACGGCGGACGTGACGCGCGCCAAAGTCGTCGCCCAGATGGTCGGCCGCACCCTGGCGCCGGTCGAAAGGCGAATGACCGCGAGATTGCCGGCTGCCATCTCCGTCGAGCATCTCAAGGTCTTCGATCCCGATGACGAGGCGCGGCTGCGGGTGAACGATATCTCGTTGACTGTGGCTCAGGGAGAGATCGTCGGCCTGTTTGGTCTGGTGGGCTCGGGGTGCATCGAGGCCGCTGTTGCTCTCTATGGAGCCTGGCCCGGCAAGCGCGAGGGAGCGATTGCCCTTGCGGGTGAGCCGGCCGCTCTTGCCGATCCGCAAGAATCCGTCTCGCGGGGCATCGGCTTCATGGCGCAGGACCGGCGTGACTGCCTGATGCTCGATCAGACCGTGCATGACAATACGATCCTCGCCAGCCTCGGAAGACTGTCGTCTCATGGCTTCATCGATGAGGCGCGGGCTAGGCGCACCACAGGCAGCCTCGTCCACGAGCTTGCCATCAAGACCAGGTCGATCGAAAGCTGGATCGGAACCTTGTCGGGCGGCAATCAGCAGAAGGTCCAGGTGGCGCGCTGGCTCGCGGCCGATGCGCGGATATTCATCCTGGTCGATCCGACGCGCGGCGTCGACATTGGCGCCCGCAGCGAGATCAAGCGTTTATGGGCGAGACTCGCTGAAGCGGGACGCAGTATTCTCATCGCCTCCACCGATGCCGAGGAACTGGTCGATATCTGCGACCGTGTCCTTGTCCTCAGGGCCCGCAAAGCCGTCGGCGAGGTCGCCCGCGGTGATCTGAGCGAAGAGCGCATTCTGGGAATGGCCGCCGATGTCTGACCCTGTGCTGACGGTGTCGAAAGACGAAGCGGGGCCCGCGCGAGAGTCGCGAGGCTGGTTCGCCTTGCTCGGCCTGTCCTCATTGCGCGAATCGATGCTGCTTCTGATCCTCGCCGCCATCTGGCTCTTCTTCTATGTGGCGACGGACGGCATCTTCCTCACGCCGCGCAATCTGGTTCTGCTCGCGCTCCAGACATCGATCGTGAGCCTTGCGGCCATCAGCGCGGTGATGCTGATCGTCACGCGCAATTTCGATCTTTCGGTCGGTTCGGCCGTCGCCCTTGTCGGCGTCGTGGTCGCCCTCCTGGCCGGACAATATGATGTCAATCCGCTGATCGCCGTGGCGGCGGGTATTCTGGTCGGCCTGCTGATGGGCGCATGGCAGGGTTTCTGGGTCACGCGCATCGGCGTGTCGTCCTTCATCGTGACCCTGGCCGGCA
This genomic stretch from Nordella sp. HKS 07 harbors:
- a CDS encoding Lrp/AsnC family transcriptional regulator, with protein sequence MKLDDIDLRIVRALQMDGRMPVQELADKVGLSASPCARRVRNLEKAGIIKGYAAVIDPAKVGLPISVFASVKLERQREEELDRFAQAISRWPEVVDCFLMTGQRDYLMRIVVSDLEAYERFLKEKLTRLDGVASIESSFALGEVKRSHALPVK
- a CDS encoding transketolase codes for the protein MTDPRLALLSDLERKVLWLSTWTIHNANNIRSKSDGLKIGGHQASSASLATIMTALYFAVLKPEDRVAVKPHASPIFHAIQYLFGNQTREKLEAFRAWHGAQSYPSRTKDVDDVDFSTGSVGLGVAQTLFSSLVQDYVRAKGWAAERPEGRMVALIGDAEMDEGNIFEALLEGWKHGLRNTWWIVDYNRQSLDAVVREGLWQRFESIFRNFGWDVVILKYGRLLDEAFAEPGGERLRAWIDACPNQLYSALTFQGGAAWRKRLLDDIGDQGPLSQLIERRSDADLARLMTNLGGHDLPSLLEAFAAAQTHDRPVCFISYTIKGFGLPLAGHKDNHAGLMTTAQTEALRETMQVRPGHEWEPFEGLATPVPALEYFLKEAPFNRKGTRRFVSPRIEVPAEITTAQPATTSTQAGFGQLLNEIGKSDSDLARRIVTTSPDVTVSTNLGAWVNRRGLFARTEMADTFKKERIASTFAWEFSPQGQHFELGIAEMNLFIMLSALGLSHSINGERLIPVGTLYDPFIERGLDALNYACYQDARFILAATPSGITLAPEGGAHQSIATPLIGMAQDGLASFEPAFVDELAVILRFAFDYVQRSGEAEVDETTWLRDAVGGSIYLRLSTRPIEQPTRAMTPELAEGIVNGGYWMRKPGPNAQVVVAYTGCLAPEAIEAVGLMAEDRRDVGLLAVTSADRLNAGWTAAQRAREHGLVHAKSHIERLLAEVPSHCPLVTVIDGHPATLAWLGAVHGHRTRSLGVEHFGQTGTIADLYRHYGIDVNGIVAAAQAVSPGRPIRQLKLMS
- a CDS encoding alpha/beta hydrolase, translated to MKFLVALVSCFFMIMTGGALADGRPYELKGTQVWAVPDPVSGRTYEIFVNLPASYAQNPDRSYPVLYVTDSDYAFPVVRSITNRVRDDGRALEDFILVGLSYAVGDSPIFSRNRDYTPTPAGTSTSRSTGQSFVHGEAEAYRIYLQNQVLPFVQKKFRTDPQRLILMGHSYGGLFGAHVLLTEPTMFSDYVLGSPSFWYDKRYIFTAEQQYAAANSDLPANVFLYIGSFETVGNKPRYRKEIDMVGDMHKFAKKLESRNYPGLTVATDVVDGEDHLTVFPSGFTRGLLTVLPAKR
- a CDS encoding LacI family DNA-binding transcriptional regulator, producing MAVTLRDVAQRAGVSAMTVSRVVNGNSRVDAETQRRVEEAMLGLDYIPNRLARSLVSQQTKTIGLIVPDVVNPFFAPVMRGAESTARKAGYRVLLCNSEGDLRLEREFIDDLVAHRAEGLLLAPASDHSRLALLRLLKGGFPLVLLDRALPDTDCDLVVSDNVAGARRLTEHLIGIGHRRIAHFTESDDVSTGRDRLEGYRQALEAAGIPISEDLIFRTTSDRIGGYRAAQMMLGLDPLPTAIFTVNNMTALGTMQALRERGLSVPEEIGLVCFDDVEHLAILSPFLTVIDQPGETFGSLGAQLLFERISGKAGNRSRRIILQADLIVRQSCCVNSGVPKRAI
- a CDS encoding substrate-binding domain-containing protein; this translates as MTKHFAMLMVPLALAATIAVSVPALAAGDCKPGKTGKIAFMLKHQKAFRYLNADVPFFVKTAEAGGYQVLVQSADHDAAKQVAQAENVITQGVDAIVIQPVDFNVAASIAEKANEAGIPIASYDDLILGANQTAFIGRDPREGGASAARAVIAAVPKGNYALIGGDPGQTGSTQMQEGYHMIVDPLVAKGDIKIVLDQFSPGWKTEAAQAHAENALTQNNNAINAFLVSYDGMSVGVLQAIDGAGIAAGSIPVTGQDMELAAAQAIVEGRMFGSVWPAPDEMAVAGAKAAIAMAKCEDIGATDKINNKAADIPWVKTPIYLVSQKEMPEFVCTHQHWLDIKEVYKNVPDKMPKCN
- a CDS encoding sugar ABC transporter ATP-binding protein, whose product is MTADRAARDPSSVAALTAAHLSKRFPGVLAVDDVSLTINPGEIVALLGQNGAGKSTLIQMFAGLHPAGSFTGDIFLAGRPYHPRNVAEAEASGVALVPQEINVAPELSVAENLFLNAEPSRWGFLDYPLRLARTAEALRDFDLDIDPSLPMKALDLATQQLALIARALSKNVDLLILDEPTAALTEGEAQKLFERMRLLARRGMAIIFVTHRLAEVFSVSDRIIIMRDGRICGTHATADVTRAKVVAQMVGRTLAPVERRMTARLPAAISVEHLKVFDPDDEARLRVNDISLTVAQGEIVGLFGLVGSGCIEAAVALYGAWPGKREGAIALAGEPAALADPQESVSRGIGFMAQDRRDCLMLDQTVHDNTILASLGRLSSHGFIDEARARRTTGSLVHELAIKTRSIESWIGTLSGGNQQKVQVARWLAADARIFILVDPTRGVDIGARSEIKRLWARLAEAGRSILIASTDAEELVDICDRVLVLRARKAVGEVARGDLSEERILGMAADV